ATTCAATCGCCGAGTATAGATCGTCTAACGGCACTTTACGCTGTAACAGGTTGATGTCTTCGGGCTCAGGTCCGCCGGCGACGGCATCGATCGCCTCAAGCACGAATCCCGGCGCTATGCCGTTAACCCGGATCTTGGGGGCACACTCGATTGCCGCCAGCTCGGTTAAGGTCTCCAGGGCTTTTTTGGCAATAAAATACGCCGATTTACCGGTATAGCGGTGCGCCAGGTTGGCATCCAGTATATTGATGATCTGACCGGGCTGGCCGGTGCCCAGCTTCATCATTTCCTGGATCAGCAACCAGGGACTGGTGAGATGCACATCCATATGTGCCCGGATTTGTGCTAAAGAGCTGCCGAACAAAGTCCCCTGCTCAAATATCGAGGCATTGTTGATCAGCAAATCAAGATGCGGCACCCGGCCGTGCAAGGTTTGAAAGCCCCGGGGCAAGGCTTGCGGCTCCGCCAGGTTGGCCTGCCACATCACCACCTCAACCTGGTGCTGTTCCAGCTCCTTTTTCAACGCCAGCGCCGCCGTTTCAGACCTGTGGTAGTGCAGGACAATATTATAACCGGCACGGGCAAGGCGCCGGTTAATAAAGGCGCCGATACGCTGCGCGCCGCCGGTAACCAGGGCCCAGGAAGACGCGGCCATTATGGTTTAATCAGCTGTAAAAATTCGGCCCGGGTGTCTTTGTCTTTCATAAAAGAGCCCAGCATGCAGGAGGTTTTCATTTCGGAGTTTTGTTTTTCTACCCCGCGCATCCGCATACATAAATGGGAAGCTTCCACCACGACCCGACCCCTTTAGCCCCGGTGACTCCCATAATGGCATGGGCGATTTCCTGGGTAAGGTTTTCCTGGATCTGCAGGCGGCGGGCATACATATCAACGATACGCGCCAGCTTGGAAAGTCCTAAAACCTTGCCGTCCGGGATATAACCTATATGGCAGCGGCCGGTAAAGGGCAACATGTGGTGCTCGCACAGGGAATACAGTTCGATATTGTCCACCAGCACCATGGAGTCGCAATCTGAGCTGAACAAAGCGCCGTTGATCACTGTGTCTAAGTCCTGCTCGTACCCCCGGGTCAGGTACTTCAGGGCTTTTGCCGCCCGGCTCGGGGTATCCACCAGGCCTTCACGTCCGGGATCTTCGCCGATTGCGGTAATGATGTTCTTAAATTCCTGTTCCATTGGCTGTTCAGGCTGCAGGTTTGCATCAGCCTCGCTGACAACAGCTTTTAATTGTTGGTCCATTTTATTTGCTTATTCCTTTGATTTTTCACCATGATACGGCAATTGTCGCAGCGGTTCAAAGCTGACGGGAGATTATTTTGCTTTAACAACAGTTTATGGCCAGCGCAAGCTGGCGCCCCCTGACCAGCACAGGTTTCCTCCTGTTTTAACCTTAAATATCAAACATTAACATCTGAGTCCTGGACCGGGGATAACCCCGGCCCATAAAAGCAGTTAGGCCATTTTTACCATAGACCGACGATATTTTGATCAACTATCTTGTGCCGGTGACGATGTTGTCACTATTGACGAAAAAAACGATAAGTAACCGGCAAGACACTGAATGTTCCCGCTTTGTCCGCTAGCGACAAACAAAATAAAAACAAAAGAAATCCCGGGGAACATGTGGCAGGGATGCGGTGCAGGCCGGTTTGTCGTTGGAGTCAGGTTACAAAGGAATAGCAACTATGAACAAATTATTAAACAGGATCACCCGTACCGGCCTGATGGTCGGCGTCACTTTCACCCTACTCGCCTCCCCTCTGTCATCCGCTTATGCCGCCAGCTGGAATATCGGCTCAGGCATTTATGATGTCACTGGCCCTGCCGCCGATGCCGGCATGGTAGGTTACGGCGATACCGGGCAAACCACCAAAGGCATACATACCCGGTTATGGTCCCGGGCTTATGTGGTGGAAAAGCCGGACACAGGAAAACGCCTGGCGTTTGTCAGCGCCGATATCCAAAGCATTCCCCAGGGGGTCAAACAGGCGGTCGTAGCTAAGCTCAAAAGCCGCTACGGCAATTTATATGACGACAGCAATGTGATGCTCACCGCCACCCATACCCATGTCGGACCTGGGGGTTATGATCATTATGTGCTGCTTAACCTCAGCGCCCTGGGTTATGACGAGCTTAACTTTAATGTTATCGTCGACGGCATTTACCAGTCGATCGTCCGGGCAACCGATACCCTGGCGCCGGGCAGCATCAAGTTTAACCGCGGCGACCTGCTCGATACCAGCTATAACCGCAACCCGGTTCCCTATGCGCAAAATCCGGATGCCGCCAACTACAGCCATACTACCGACAAATCCATGAGCCTGCTTAAATTTGTCCGCGATGACGGCACAGAAATCGGTATGCTGAACTGGTTCCCGGTCCATGCGGTTTCCAACGACCAGAGCCAGCGCCTGATCAGTGCCGACAACAAAGGCATCGCCAGCCAGCTATTCGAACGGGATCACAATGCCGACTACAGCCAGGCGCTGACTTTTGTCGCCGCTTTTGCCAACAGCAACGAAGGGGACGTTTCCCCAAACAGCAACGGCCAGAATACCCCGGGCAGCAACCACGAAAAAGCCATCGCCTCGGGTCAAAAGCAATACGCCAAGGCCCGCAGTCTGTATGACAGCGCCAATATCAGCTTAAGCAGCTCAGGCAAACTTGATTACCGCCACCAGTACGTGGACTTTCCCGGCTACCAGGTCGGCAGCGAATTTACCGGCGCCAATGCCGCCACCATATGCGAGGGCGCCATTGGCTGGTCTATGGTGGCAGGTTCCAGCTGGGACGGCCCCACCAATATGGCAGGTGTTTTTGAAGGCATGACGGTCGACAATGAAGGGACAAGCTGGAACAAGGACGCCAGTTTATACGATACCTACCTGGGCAAATATGCCCTCTTTGGCTGGTTAAACCTCTTCTCCGGCAGCAGTTTGCTGGCCAACGCCGACGACGATCCCTGCCAGTATCCCAAGCCGACTTTCGTCAACCGCGAAGCCTTGGGGGCCGAACTTTATACCACGACCTTGCCCTTCCAGATATTTATCCTCGACTCTTTAGCCATAGTGTCGGTGCCGGGTGAAATGACCACTATGGCGGGACGCCGCCTCGAAGCCCAGCTGTTGGCGGAGCTGGCGCCTATGGGAGTCGACAAGCTGGTGATCGCTGGCCTGGCCAACGCCTATACCGGTTATATCACCACGCCGGAAGAATATGCGCTGCAATATTATGAAGGCGGCCATACCGTATACGGCGCCAACACCCTGGCCGCCTATACCCAGATTTACCACAATATGGCCAATGCCCTGGTTGCCGGCACTGCGGTTGACGCCGGGCCGACCCCTAAAGATTTAAGCGACGAGCAAATCATCACCAAAATCGGCGTGGTTTATGACGATAAGCGCCTTTGGGAGAGCTTTGGCCAGGTCACCCAGAACACCGGCAACAGCTATCAATACGGCGATACCATAATGGCGGAATTCCGCTCCGGTCATCCCCGCAACAACCTGAAAACCATGGATACCTTCCTGAAAGTGCAGCAGAAGGTCAACGGCAGCTGGCAAACCATACTGACCGACAACGATATTGAAACGGAATTTAAATGGATCCGCGATACCGATGCCGACTGCCTGGCCTGCTCCAACGCCAGGGTTTACTGGACACCAAACGCCGACACCCCGTCCGGCACCTACAGGCTGAAACACCAGGGGCACTGGAAATCCGGCTGGACAGGTAAAATCTCTAGCTATTCAGGCACTTCGGATTCTTTTACCTATAGCAAATAAATAAGCCGAACAAGCAACCAGGCGAGCGCGGGCTTTTGGCCCGCGTTTACTTGTATCTTTGGATTATCAAAAGCGCTCCCCGCCATACAAGCAAACAATTAACAAATGTTACATATTGTTAACCTAATGAATTTTCTCTAAAATAGCTGCGGAATTTTAGGAGAACTATAATAATCATGAAGTTAGCATTACCTTTATCCCTCATCACCTGTACTTTTTTATCCGCCTGCGGCGGCTCATCCGGTTCAGGCTCAGATTCAGCCGCAAACAACGGCGCCAATACCGGCATCAGTAGCAGCAACTACTCCCTGTCGGGTAAGGTCATTGACGGTTACGTCAGCGGCGCCACCGTCTGGCTCGATTTCAACGGCAACGGCGTCTTAGACGACAATGAACCTTCGGCTATCTCCACCGATGCCGGCAGCTATACCATGGAGTTAACGGCGGAGCAGCGGGAATGCGCCGCTTATACCACGATTTATGTGGACGTGCCCGTCGGCGCCATAGATGAAAGCGAAGGAGAAGTTACCGAGGCTTACCGTATGATGCGGCCGCCGCAAATGGAAACTTTGACCGACAACGACCTGTTGCATATTTCTCCGCTGACAACCGTGTTATGGGAGTCTGTCCAGCAAGAACTAAATACCGTCTCTATAGACAACTGCTCGGTTTTTCTGGCCGATCAGCAAAAACGCCAGCAAATTAAAGGCCAGATCACCGAAAGCATTTATAACACGGTTTCCCACTACAATATTTCCGCCGACAAAATATTTTCAGACTTTATCGCCGTCAACGACGAAGCAACACAGCAGCTGGTCGTCAATATCGTTAAAAATCTGAAAAAAAGTTATAGCTACCGCCAACAGGTAACAGCCGACTATCCGGATGCCAGAGAAATCCGCGTCGTCTACTACCAGGCAACCTATATTGAAGACGAACCGAACGCCTGGCACCGTAATGTGCATGTATCTCACGGGGATAATAATTACTTCTACCAGGTTGACCAGGTAAGCGATGATCTTGATACCCTGATACGTCCTATGTTTTACCGCAATGTCACTGCCGCCCCCTGGAATTCAGGCACTCTGGCGCTGACAAAAAATATCGGCCTGCACTGGCAAAATAAAAACCAGTATTCCTGCTCTTTATCTGAAGCCGTGGAAATAAAAGACCAGGGAGTTACTTACGAGTTATGGAACCAAGGGGCAGACAGCCTGGTCGACAATATTGAAGCTTGTCAGCCACAAACCGTACTTCAGGACGGCTACCGCAGCTATAGCTTTTCCTATGAGGAAGGCGGTAAATTCTATTTGTCCGATCTCAGACAAAGTGAGCGTTCCAGTGGCATTACCCTACTTACCGACTGGATCAATTTTGCTGAAAATGAAGAGAGCCTGGACCCGCAAGAGCTGATCAGCGAAATGTCCGTTATGGGTTACAAGTTCGACGATGAAGTGCTGCTGCCGACCGAGTCTTGGTATAAAAGGCACACTACTTATAGCGGAGATACCCGGACCAGCATCACCAAACGCCATGACGGCAGCTGGGAAAGAACCGTTTACGCCGCCGACGGCACCCATACCGACGAGTGCAGCACCGACGGTGAAAACTGGACACCCTGCGAAATCTTATAACCGCAACCAGGGTTAATTCAGCTTTATCACAAAAACGAAAAAAGCAGCCAATCCTGAGATTGGCTGCTTTTTTAAGGCTTCAACAAAAAGTTATTTAATGGCTTATTCCCACTCGATAGTCGCCGGCGGCTTACCGGAAATATCGTAAACCACACGGGAAATACCGTCGATTTCATTGATAATACGGTTAGACACTAACCCTAAGAAGTCATAAGGCAGGTGCGCCCAATGCGCCGTCATAAAGTCTATGGTTTCCACCGCACGCAATGACACCACCCAGTCATATTTTCGGCCATCCCCCATCACGCCTACCGAACGTACCGGCAGGAACACGGTGAAGGCCTGGCTGACCTTGTTGTACAGGTCGGCTTTATGCAATTCTTCAATAAAGATGGCATCGGCGCGGCGCAGCAGGTCGCAGTACTCTTTTTTCACTTCGCCCAATACCCGCACCCCTAAGCCAGGTCCAGGGAAAGGGTGGCGGTATAACATATCATAAGGCAGGCCCAGCTCCAGACCTATCTTGCGCACTTCGTCTTTAAAGAGTTCACGCAACGGCTCCACCAGGCCAAGTTCCATGTCTTCCGGCAAACCGCCGACATTGTGGTGAGACTTGATCACATGGGCCTTACCGGTGGCAGAAGCCGCCGATTCGATCACATCCGGGTAAATGGTGCCTTGTGCCAGCCACTTGGCATTTTTCAACTTACCGGCTTCTTCATCGAACACTTCAACAAACACATTACCTATAATCTTACGCTTGGCTTCCGGCTCATCTACCCCCGCCAGGCGGTCAAGGAACCTTTGCTCGGCATTGACATGTACAATATTCAAGCCGAAATGATCGCCAAACATGTCCATCACCTGTTTGCCTTCATTCAGGCGCAGCAGGCCGTTATCGACAAAGACACAGGTAAGCTTGTCGCCGATAGCCTTGTGCAACAACATAGCCACCACGGAAGAGTCGACACCGCCGGACAAGCCCAATACGACCTCGTCATCTCCCACCTGGGCTTTCATTTTCGCTACCGCATCTTCGATGATAGAGGCGGAAGTCCACAGCTTTTCACAGCGGCAGATGTCCACGACGAAATGCTCAAGGATACGCATGCCCTGCTTTGTATGGGTTACTTCCGGGTGGAACTGTACGCCGTAGAACTGCTTGTCTTCATTGGCCATGGCAGCATAGGCACAGCTTGGCGTCTGCGCTATTGTGGTAAATCCTTCCGGAATAGCGGACACCTTGTCGCCGTGGCTCATCCATACATCCAGCATGGCATTGCCGTTATCGCTGATATGGTCTTCAATTTTCTTAAACAGGGCAGACTCGGCAATCACTTCCACCGCGGCATAACCGAATTCCTTATGGCTTGAGCTTTGTACGCCGCCGCCAAGCTGTTCTGCCATGGTCTGCATGCCGTAACAAATGCCCAGCACAGGTACACCGGCATTAAAAACATATTCAGGGGCGCGGGGCGAGTCGGTTTCGGTCACGCTTTCCGGACCGCCGGCCAGAATAATGCCGGTCGGGTTAAATTCACGAATTTGCGCCTCGCTGACATCCCAGGCCCATAATTCACAATAAACGCCTATTTCACGCACGCGGCGGGCAATCAGCTGGGTATACTGGGAGCCGAAATCTAATATCAGTATTCGGTGATCATGAATATCTTTTGTCATAACAAACCCTTAAATGCGTTGATTTAACTGTTGTCAGTTAAATAAATAAAACCGGCCAACTTGAGCTTACCTGCAAGGGTAAAGCCAAAGTCGGCAAGTTTAAAATAATGTCTGAAAACCGCTGAAACCGGATTAAGCAAAGTCATCAGCGGCATAAGAGTATCTGGCGTAAGCCTAGCCCATACGGTAGTTAGGAGCTTCTTTGGTGATAGTGACATCATGCACATGGGATTCCCCCATGCCCGCTGCCGTGATCTTCATAAACTGAGGCTTAGTACGCATCTGCTCGATGTTGGCACAGCCCGTCAGGCCCATGGAAGAACGAACGCCGCCCATTTGCTGGTGGATAATCGCCGCCACCGGTCCTTTATAGGCAACACGCCCTTCGATGCCTTCAGGCACTAATTTGTCGGCTTCACTCGGCTTCTGGAAGTAGCGATCGCTGGAACCGTCTTTCTGGTTCATGGCTCCTAATGAGCCCATGCCGCGGTATGACTTATAGTAACGCCCCT
This genomic window from Thalassomonas viridans contains:
- a CDS encoding SDR family NAD(P)-dependent oxidoreductase; this encodes MAASSWALVTGGAQRIGAFINRRLARAGYNIVLHYHRSETAALALKKELEQHQVEVVMWQANLAEPQALPRGFQTLHGRVPHLDLLINNASIFEQGTLFGSSLAQIRAHMDVHLTSPWLLIQEMMKLGTGQPGQIINILDANLAHRYTGKSAYFIAKKALETLTELAAIECAPKIRVNGIAPGFVLEAIDAVAGGPEPEDINLLQRKVPLDDLYSAIEFLLANHSITGQTIAIDGGSHLKCPPYMLKN
- the guaA gene encoding glutamine-hydrolyzing GMP synthase, producing MTKDIHDHRILILDFGSQYTQLIARRVREIGVYCELWAWDVSEAQIREFNPTGIILAGGPESVTETDSPRAPEYVFNAGVPVLGICYGMQTMAEQLGGGVQSSSHKEFGYAAVEVIAESALFKKIEDHISDNGNAMLDVWMSHGDKVSAIPEGFTTIAQTPSCAYAAMANEDKQFYGVQFHPEVTHTKQGMRILEHFVVDICRCEKLWTSASIIEDAVAKMKAQVGDDEVVLGLSGGVDSSVVAMLLHKAIGDKLTCVFVDNGLLRLNEGKQVMDMFGDHFGLNIVHVNAEQRFLDRLAGVDEPEAKRKIIGNVFVEVFDEEAGKLKNAKWLAQGTIYPDVIESAASATGKAHVIKSHHNVGGLPEDMELGLVEPLRELFKDEVRKIGLELGLPYDMLYRHPFPGPGLGVRVLGEVKKEYCDLLRRADAIFIEELHKADLYNKVSQAFTVFLPVRSVGVMGDGRKYDWVVSLRAVETIDFMTAHWAHLPYDFLGLVSNRIINEIDGISRVVYDISGKPPATIEWE
- a CDS encoding neutral/alkaline non-lysosomal ceramidase N-terminal domain-containing protein; amino-acid sequence: MNKLLNRITRTGLMVGVTFTLLASPLSSAYAASWNIGSGIYDVTGPAADAGMVGYGDTGQTTKGIHTRLWSRAYVVEKPDTGKRLAFVSADIQSIPQGVKQAVVAKLKSRYGNLYDDSNVMLTATHTHVGPGGYDHYVLLNLSALGYDELNFNVIVDGIYQSIVRATDTLAPGSIKFNRGDLLDTSYNRNPVPYAQNPDAANYSHTTDKSMSLLKFVRDDGTEIGMLNWFPVHAVSNDQSQRLISADNKGIASQLFERDHNADYSQALTFVAAFANSNEGDVSPNSNGQNTPGSNHEKAIASGQKQYAKARSLYDSANISLSSSGKLDYRHQYVDFPGYQVGSEFTGANAATICEGAIGWSMVAGSSWDGPTNMAGVFEGMTVDNEGTSWNKDASLYDTYLGKYALFGWLNLFSGSSLLANADDDPCQYPKPTFVNREALGAELYTTTLPFQIFILDSLAIVSVPGEMTTMAGRRLEAQLLAELAPMGVDKLVIAGLANAYTGYITTPEEYALQYYEGGHTVYGANTLAAYTQIYHNMANALVAGTAVDAGPTPKDLSDEQIITKIGVVYDDKRLWESFGQVTQNTGNSYQYGDTIMAEFRSGHPRNNLKTMDTFLKVQQKVNGSWQTILTDNDIETEFKWIRDTDADCLACSNARVYWTPNADTPSGTYRLKHQGHWKSGWTGKISSYSGTSDSFTYSK